One segment of Paenibacillus sp. FSL R7-0337 DNA contains the following:
- a CDS encoding M1 family metallopeptidase: MKPHSLRYTLIFAVLAVLTLLGGGIWFLSGHSPAVWTASVPKEAKSPAIIPRQQPVQSDLSDTIYTSETEALSQRVVEYHMDVELLPGAETLVASETLTWTHPGAKPVQELYFHLYPNAFASAGTTFMKESGGTLRGDTMPAGGYGSITLTDLRTSEGVSLMQRTQYVQPDDGNVNDRTLLKVHLPQPVNGGESVTVRLKFEVKLPKIFARMGTADDFVMAGQWFPKLSVYEPAGRRGLKEEGWNLHQYHGNSEFYSDFGIYNVSISVPPEYKVAATGFPVRDAKVVQGRKIYQFYADDVHDFAWAASPDFVVAEKAFSAPQVPGVKIKLYLDPLHKHLQERYFQAVEAALTAFSKWYGPYPYSTLSIVVPPESGNGAGGMEYPTLITAFGATDTSPGTSLERTIIHEIGHQYFYGLVASNEFEEAWLDESFTSYAEDRLMEQEYGVVSSLPLQSSLVSSSQPLTLETWKYTGDDAYTRNVYIRGKLVLKDMERIAGTKNMDAILAAYARKYRFQHPSTADFQKVVEKVTKQSWQTYFERFVYSGGAPDFAVDDIRLTVGRDNGDGGGIRYNAVVDVSNKGSLYPDVPVKFTFADGYTVQQYWNDEGKATSFELAYKAPLVSAEIDPGHSILLESRHLNNFKMAELEPRTLSRWTLSASTLLETLLGTLVW, translated from the coding sequence ATGAAGCCACATTCATTAAGGTATACCCTCATCTTCGCAGTCCTGGCTGTCCTCACCTTGCTTGGAGGCGGAATATGGTTTCTGTCAGGGCATAGCCCTGCCGTATGGACTGCCTCTGTTCCAAAAGAGGCCAAGTCCCCCGCCATTATCCCCCGGCAGCAGCCCGTGCAGTCCGATCTTTCAGATACGATCTACACGTCGGAGACAGAGGCTTTAAGCCAGCGCGTGGTTGAATATCACATGGATGTGGAGCTCCTGCCGGGTGCGGAGACCCTAGTCGCCTCCGAGACGCTGACCTGGACCCATCCAGGCGCAAAGCCGGTCCAGGAGCTCTACTTTCATCTGTATCCCAATGCATTCGCATCCGCCGGTACCACCTTCATGAAGGAGTCCGGGGGTACGCTTCGCGGTGACACCATGCCTGCAGGAGGTTACGGGAGCATTACACTGACAGATTTGCGGACCTCTGAGGGCGTCTCGCTAATGCAGCGCACACAGTATGTGCAGCCGGACGACGGCAATGTCAATGACAGAACACTGCTCAAAGTCCATCTGCCTCAGCCGGTGAACGGCGGTGAGAGCGTGACGGTAAGGCTTAAATTCGAGGTTAAGCTGCCGAAAATTTTCGCCCGGATGGGAACCGCTGACGACTTCGTGATGGCCGGCCAGTGGTTTCCGAAGCTTAGCGTCTACGAGCCTGCCGGCAGAAGAGGACTCAAGGAAGAAGGCTGGAACCTGCATCAATATCACGGCAACTCCGAGTTCTACAGTGATTTTGGGATCTACAATGTATCCATTTCTGTCCCGCCCGAGTATAAGGTCGCCGCAACCGGGTTTCCGGTGAGAGACGCCAAAGTTGTACAGGGCCGCAAGATCTATCAGTTCTATGCAGATGACGTCCACGACTTCGCCTGGGCCGCATCGCCTGATTTCGTGGTTGCCGAGAAGGCCTTCTCCGCGCCGCAGGTGCCCGGGGTGAAGATTAAGCTCTATCTGGACCCGCTGCATAAGCATCTCCAGGAGCGTTACTTCCAGGCGGTCGAGGCGGCACTGACGGCATTCAGCAAGTGGTACGGCCCTTATCCGTATTCCACTTTATCCATTGTTGTCCCGCCAGAGTCCGGCAACGGGGCCGGAGGAATGGAATACCCAACCCTGATTACCGCCTTCGGCGCCACGGACACTTCACCGGGCACCTCCCTGGAGCGCACGATCATCCACGAGATCGGGCACCAGTATTTCTACGGCCTGGTGGCCAGTAATGAATTCGAAGAAGCCTGGCTTGATGAGAGCTTCACCTCTTATGCTGAAGACCGGCTAATGGAACAGGAATACGGCGTGGTCTCAAGCCTGCCGCTTCAGTCCAGCCTGGTCTCCTCTTCACAGCCTCTTACGCTGGAGACCTGGAAATACACTGGTGATGATGCCTACACGCGCAATGTGTATATCCGGGGCAAGCTGGTGCTGAAGGATATGGAACGCATCGCCGGAACCAAGAATATGGACGCCATCCTCGCCGCCTATGCCCGCAAATACCGCTTCCAGCATCCGTCCACCGCCGACTTCCAAAAGGTTGTGGAGAAAGTGACCAAGCAATCCTGGCAGACTTATTTTGAGCGTTTTGTCTATAGCGGGGGTGCACCCGACTTCGCAGTTGATGATATCAGGCTCACGGTCGGACGGGACAACGGCGATGGCGGGGGGATCCGCTATAACGCTGTGGTCGATGTAAGCAATAAGGGCAGCCTGTACCCTGATGTTCCCGTGAAATTCACCTTCGCAGACGGGTACACTGTGCAGCAATACTGGAATGACGAGGGTAAGGCTACCTCCTTTGAGTTAGCGTATAAAGCTCCGCTGGTCTCCGCAGAGATCGATCCGGGGCATTCCATTCTGCTGGAGAGCAGGCATCTTAATAATTTCAAAATGGCGGAGCTTGAGCCGCGCACACTCTCCCGCTGGACGCTTAGCGCATCTACTCTGCTTGAAACCCTGCTCGGAACTCTTGTCTGGTGA
- a CDS encoding C40 family peptidase, with translation MVFTLGAGSAFADSKMDTVISKTIGTSYKTGGTTTSGFDCSGFTKYVFKNVGLTLPRTSKAQYKVGTTISKSNLRSGDLVFFNTLGNGVSHVGIYVGNGKFAQSSSSRGVTISSMSQSYWANRYVGAKRVMSTTAYQAVAYD, from the coding sequence ATGGTATTCACACTCGGAGCGGGCAGTGCCTTCGCAGATTCCAAAATGGATACTGTGATTTCAAAAACCATTGGAACGTCGTATAAAACCGGGGGCACAACCACCAGCGGCTTCGACTGTTCCGGATTTACCAAGTATGTGTTCAAGAATGTCGGGCTTACCTTGCCCCGTACATCCAAAGCACAGTACAAAGTTGGAACAACAATATCCAAGAGCAATCTACGCTCCGGAGATCTCGTGTTCTTCAATACTCTGGGTAACGGAGTTTCCCATGTCGGTATTTATGTTGGAAACGGGAAGTTCGCACAGTCCTCCAGTTCACGTGGTGTAACCATCAGTTCGATGAGCCAGTCTTACTGGGCCAACCGCTACGTTGGCGCCAAAAGAGTAATGAGCACAACAGCCTACCAAGCTGTCGCTTACGATTGA